Proteins co-encoded in one Candidatus Thiodictyon syntrophicum genomic window:
- a CDS encoding metal ABC transporter permease — protein MTEFLNALTEHAFLRTALLAGLLASIGCGVIGTYVVVKRIAFLAGGIAHSVLGGMGAALYYGFDPLLGALLAAVAAALIIGVVRLAWSAQEDTLVGAIWAIGMAIGILYIAKTPGYSADLMSYLFGNILLVPRRDLWLMAGLDLGLVLTVVLFYRQFLAVSFDEEFARLRGVPVTFFYLLLLCLVAVTVVLLIQVVGLILVIALLTLPAAVAGHWVHSLGGMMGIATLLGAALTSAGLALSYGPDLPAGPTMILLAGAVYVLSALASGLYRARRARRVTGSGRSTAPGLSADEP, from the coding sequence ATGACCGAGTTCCTGAACGCACTCACCGAGCACGCCTTCCTGCGCACGGCGCTCCTGGCCGGGCTCCTGGCCAGTATCGGCTGCGGGGTGATCGGGACCTATGTCGTCGTCAAGCGCATCGCCTTTCTGGCCGGCGGCATCGCCCATTCGGTCCTGGGGGGCATGGGGGCGGCGCTCTATTACGGCTTCGACCCGCTGCTCGGGGCCCTGCTGGCGGCGGTGGCGGCGGCGCTCATCATCGGGGTGGTGCGCCTCGCCTGGAGCGCCCAGGAGGACACCCTGGTCGGCGCCATCTGGGCCATCGGTATGGCGATCGGCATCCTCTATATCGCCAAGACCCCGGGCTACAGCGCGGACCTGATGAGCTATCTGTTCGGCAACATCCTGCTGGTGCCGCGCCGGGACCTGTGGCTGATGGCGGGGCTGGACCTGGGGCTGGTGCTGACCGTGGTGCTGTTCTATCGGCAGTTTCTGGCGGTGAGTTTCGATGAGGAATTCGCCCGCCTGCGCGGGGTGCCGGTCACCTTCTTCTACCTGCTGCTGCTGTGTCTGGTGGCGGTGACCGTGGTGCTGCTGATCCAGGTGGTGGGGCTGATCCTGGTGATTGCGCTCCTGACCCTGCCGGCCGCCGTCGCCGGTCACTGGGTGCACTCACTGGGGGGCATGATGGGGATCGCGACCCTGCTCGGGGCCGCCCTGACCTCCGCCGGGCTGGCCCTGTCCTATGGCCCCGATCTGCCGGCCGGCCCGACCATGATCCTGCTCGCGGGCGCGGTCTATGTGCTGTCCGCGCTCGCGAGCGGCCTGTACCGGGCGCGGCGGGCGCGACGGGTGACCGGGTCGGGCCGCTCCACCGCGCCGGGGTTGTCGGCCGATGAACCCTGA
- a CDS encoding transcriptional repressor — MNPDTDGALARAAALCGERGVRLTEQRRRVLAILCAAGRPVGAYEILEALRAGPRPAAPPTVYRALDFLLEQGLIHRLESLHAWVGCDHPGRPHLSEFLICLECGGVTEIEDAAVQQSLARLASGSGFAPRRRVVEVMGTCADCAAKDG, encoded by the coding sequence ATGAACCCTGACACCGACGGGGCGCTCGCCCGCGCCGCGGCCCTGTGCGGGGAGCGCGGCGTGCGCCTGACGGAGCAGCGCCGCCGGGTGCTCGCGATCCTGTGCGCGGCCGGCCGACCCGTCGGCGCCTACGAGATCCTGGAGGCGCTGCGCGCGGGTCCGCGCCCGGCGGCCCCGCCGACGGTCTATCGGGCGCTGGACTTTCTGCTGGAACAGGGCCTGATCCACCGGCTCGAGAGCCTCCACGCCTGGGTCGGCTGCGACCACCCGGGGCGGCCGCACCTGAGCGAGTTTCTCATCTGCCTGGAGTGCGGCGGCGTCACCGAGATCGAGGACGCGGCGGTCCAGCAGAGCCTCGCGCGGCTCGCCAGCGGGAGCGGCTTCGCGCCGCGGCGGCGGGTGGTCGAGGTGATGGGGACCTGCGCCGACTGTGCCGCCAAGGATGGCTGA
- the pip gene encoding prolyl aminopeptidase, giving the protein MNKTQRDLYPPITPYATYELPVGDGHRLYVEQCGRPDGIPAVFLHGGPGAGCEPAHRRLFDPQRYRIILFDQRGCGRSTPHAGLEANTTWDLVADLERIRERLGIARWLVFGGSWGSTLALAYAQTHPERVLALVVRGIFLCRPAEVRWFYQEGCNQVFPDYWADFLAPIPPPERHDLLAAYHQRLTGANEIGRLAAAKAWSIWEGRTATLLTNPDIQAHFADAHLALSLACIECHYFVHDAFLRPNQLLEDAGRLADLPGVIIQGRYDLICPMRSAWELHQAWPRAELRVIPDAGHSAFEPGIRAALVTATDQFARVLG; this is encoded by the coding sequence ATGAACAAGACCCAGCGCGACCTTTATCCCCCGATCACCCCCTATGCCACCTACGAACTGCCCGTCGGCGATGGTCATCGGCTCTACGTGGAGCAGTGCGGGCGCCCCGACGGCATCCCCGCAGTGTTCCTGCACGGCGGTCCGGGGGCCGGCTGCGAGCCCGCCCACCGCCGCCTCTTCGACCCCCAACGCTACCGGATCATCCTGTTCGACCAGCGCGGCTGCGGTCGCTCCACCCCCCACGCGGGCCTGGAGGCCAACACCACCTGGGACCTGGTGGCGGACCTGGAGCGCATCCGCGAGCGGCTCGGTATCGCGCGCTGGCTGGTCTTCGGCGGCTCCTGGGGCTCCACCCTCGCGCTCGCCTATGCGCAGACCCACCCGGAGCGGGTGCTGGCCCTGGTGGTGCGCGGGATCTTCCTGTGCCGGCCGGCGGAGGTCCGCTGGTTCTATCAGGAGGGCTGCAACCAGGTCTTCCCCGACTACTGGGCCGACTTCCTGGCACCGATCCCGCCGCCGGAGCGCCACGACCTGCTGGCCGCCTACCACCAGCGACTCACCGGCGCCAACGAGATCGGGCGCCTGGCCGCCGCCAAGGCCTGGTCCATCTGGGAGGGCCGCACCGCCACCCTGCTCACCAACCCCGACATCCAGGCCCACTTCGCCGACGCCCACCTGGCCCTGAGCCTGGCGTGCATCGAGTGCCACTATTTCGTCCACGACGCCTTCCTGCGCCCCAACCAACTGCTGGAAGACGCCGGCCGGCTCGCCGACCTCCCCGGGGTCATCATCCAGGGCCGCTACGACCTGATCTGCCCCATGCGCTCCGCCTGGGAACTGCATCAGGCCTGGCCCAGGGCCGAGTTGCGGGTCATCCCGGACGCCGGTCACTCCGCCTTTGAGCCCGGCATCCGGGCCGCGCTGGTGACCGCCACGGACCAGTTTGCGCGCGTACTGGGATGA
- the dtd gene encoding D-aminoacyl-tRNA deacylase, which translates to MIGLLQRVTQAQVQVDAAPIGAIGRGLLVLVAVQPTDTPARAERLLERLLGYRVFPDSDGRMNLSLREIGGGLLLVPQFTLAADTRKGTRASFTSAAPPAVGELLFDHLVERARAAHPVVATGRFGADMQVSLVNDGPVTFWLEA; encoded by the coding sequence ATGATCGGCCTGCTGCAGCGAGTGACCCAGGCCCAGGTGCAGGTGGACGCCGCGCCCATCGGCGCCATCGGCCGCGGCCTCCTGGTCCTGGTCGCGGTGCAGCCGACCGACACGCCGGCGCGCGCCGAGCGCCTGCTGGAGCGCCTGCTCGGCTACCGGGTCTTCCCCGACAGCGACGGGCGGATGAACCTGAGCCTGCGCGAGATCGGCGGCGGCCTGCTCCTGGTCCCGCAATTCACGCTGGCCGCCGACACCCGCAAGGGCACCCGCGCGAGCTTCACCAGCGCGGCACCGCCCGCCGTCGGAGAGTTGTTGTTCGATCACCTGGTGGAACGTGCCCGCGCCGCCCACCCGGTGGTTGCGACCGGCCGCTTCGGGGCGGATATGCAGGTCAGTCTGGTCAATGATGGGCCTGTGACCTTTTGGCTGGAGGCTTGA
- a CDS encoding Gfo/Idh/MocA family protein, producing the protein MRPHAPAGPGSDRLRVAVVGVGYLGRFHALIYARMPEVALVGLVDADPQRAQAVAAEAGCAVYDSLADLASQVDAVSVVVPTTAHLQAAEPFLRRGCAVLIEKPIAATQAEGAAIVALARDHGALLQIGHVERFNAGVMALAQRITVPRYIEAQRMGGFTERATDVDVVSDLMIHDIDIILALMGSEITAISAVGAAVLTPHVDIANARLEFANGAVANVVASRVSDKQTRRIRVFQSGGYLSLDFIGQTIDHAWLREVPGAARPEIARERLQVDAVKPLDEELAAFVASARTGHPPLVDGAIGLKALEVALEVRARIGC; encoded by the coding sequence GTGAGGCCGCACGCACCGGCCGGACCTGGGTCAGACCGGCTGCGGGTCGCCGTGGTCGGCGTCGGCTATCTGGGCCGGTTCCACGCCCTGATCTACGCGCGGATGCCCGAAGTCGCACTGGTGGGTCTGGTCGACGCGGATCCGCAACGCGCCCAGGCCGTGGCGGCGGAGGCCGGTTGCGCCGTCTACGATTCGCTCGCGGACCTCGCGTCGCAGGTCGACGCGGTCAGCGTGGTGGTACCGACGACGGCCCACCTGCAAGCGGCGGAGCCCTTTCTGCGCCGTGGTTGCGCCGTCCTGATCGAGAAGCCCATTGCCGCCACCCAGGCGGAGGGTGCGGCGATCGTCGCGCTGGCCCGTGACCACGGGGCACTCCTCCAGATCGGACATGTAGAGCGCTTCAACGCGGGGGTCATGGCACTCGCGCAGCGCATCACGGTCCCTCGCTATATCGAGGCCCAGCGCATGGGCGGCTTCACCGAGCGCGCCACCGACGTGGACGTGGTCTCGGACCTGATGATCCACGACATCGACATCATCCTGGCCCTGATGGGGTCTGAGATCACCGCCATCTCCGCGGTCGGCGCGGCGGTGCTCACCCCCCATGTCGACATCGCCAACGCCCGCCTGGAGTTCGCCAACGGCGCCGTGGCCAATGTGGTCGCCAGTCGCGTCTCCGACAAGCAGACCCGGCGCATCCGCGTCTTTCAGTCCGGCGGCTACCTGTCGCTCGACTTCATCGGCCAGACCATCGACCACGCCTGGCTGCGCGAGGTCCCCGGGGCCGCCCGCCCCGAGATCGCCCGTGAGCGGCTCCAGGTGGACGCGGTCAAGCCCTTGGATGAGGAATTGGCCGCCTTCGTCGCGAGTGCCCGCACCGGCCACCCGCCGCTGGTGGACGGGGCGATCGGACTCAAGGCGCTGGAAGTGGCCCTGGAAGTGCGCGCCCGCATCGGGTGCTGA
- the apaG gene encoding Co2+/Mg2+ efflux protein ApaG, producing MQRHSIKVLARSQFQPEQSAPVEGRYAFSYTITIENDGSEPARLLDRHWIITDADGKVQEVRGEGVVGEQPHLKPGERFRYSSGTILPTPVGCMHGSYGMVGDDGTRFDAEIPAFSLASLARLH from the coding sequence GTGCAGCGTCATTCGATCAAGGTCTTGGCCCGCAGTCAGTTTCAGCCGGAACAGTCGGCCCCCGTGGAGGGGCGCTATGCCTTCTCCTACACCATCACCATCGAAAACGACGGCAGCGAGCCGGCCCGTCTGCTCGACCGCCATTGGATCATCACCGACGCCGACGGCAAGGTGCAGGAGGTCCGCGGTGAGGGCGTGGTCGGCGAGCAGCCTCACCTGAAGCCCGGCGAGCGCTTCCGCTACAGCAGCGGGACCATCCTGCCCACGCCGGTCGGGTGCATGCACGGCAGCTACGGCATGGTCGGCGACGACGGGACCCGGTTCGACGCCGAGATCCCGGCCTTCTCGCTCGCCTCCCTCGCCCGGCTCCACTGA
- a CDS encoding symmetrical bis(5'-nucleosyl)-tetraphosphatase: MPTYAIGDIQGCELELQRLLERLKFDPAADRLWFTGDLVNRGPGSLGVLRLVHSLDACAIVVLGNHDLHLLALAAGNERHARKSTLDEVLSAPDRDELLHWLRHRPLLHHDAAKGYTLIHAGLAPQWTLGVAQTLARELEETLRGAHWQDFLLAMYGDQPERWRPDLTGIERLRFITNALTRLRYCTTDGALALKEKRPLASAPKGLVPWFQCPGRKSRDARIIFGHWSALGYWDQDNVWGIDSGCLWGGNLTAVRVRKSKPIEPVHLPCEGYLTPGESGD, encoded by the coding sequence ATGCCGACCTACGCCATCGGAGACATTCAAGGCTGCGAGTTGGAGTTGCAGCGGCTGCTTGAGCGCCTGAAATTCGACCCCGCCGCCGACCGCCTCTGGTTCACCGGCGACCTGGTCAACCGGGGGCCCGGGTCCCTGGGTGTGCTGCGCCTGGTCCATTCCCTGGACGCCTGCGCGATCGTGGTCCTGGGCAACCATGACCTGCACCTGCTCGCCCTGGCCGCCGGCAACGAACGGCACGCCAGGAAGAGCACGCTCGATGAGGTCCTCAGTGCCCCGGACCGTGACGAACTGCTCCACTGGCTGCGCCACCGGCCGCTGTTACATCACGACGCCGCCAAGGGTTACACCCTGATCCACGCCGGACTCGCGCCCCAATGGACCCTCGGCGTGGCCCAGACCCTGGCCCGCGAGTTGGAAGAAACCCTGCGGGGGGCACACTGGCAGGACTTTCTCCTCGCCATGTATGGCGACCAACCGGAGCGTTGGCGCCCGGACCTGACCGGCATCGAGCGGCTGCGCTTCATCACCAATGCCCTGACACGACTGCGCTACTGCACCACCGACGGGGCCTTGGCCCTGAAGGAAAAGCGGCCCCTGGCAAGCGCCCCCAAGGGATTGGTGCCCTGGTTCCAGTGCCCGGGCCGCAAGAGTCGCGATGCGCGCATCATCTTCGGTCACTGGTCGGCCCTGGGCTACTGGGACCAGGACAATGTGTGGGGCATCGACAGCGGTTGTCTGTGGGGCGGCAACCTGACCGCCGTGCGGGTGCGCAAGTCCAAACCCATCGAACCCGTGCATCTGCCCTGTGAGGGTTATCTGACGCCGGGGGAGAGCGGGGACTGA
- a CDS encoding TSUP family transporter: protein MASIEVLSLLFLVALLAGFVDSIAGGGGLISIPALLWAGLGPVATLATNKAQAVFGSGTAALNFIHKGQVDLRAAALAAACSFGGAALGALLVQRLDSAFLGRLIPVFLIAFALYFLRSPRVSDLDSRRRLGAVAFALTLGLGLGFYDGFFGPGAGTFFAMGYVALQGYNLRRATAHSKLLNFASNLAALLVFLPGGHIVWPVALVMAAGQLLGAWLGSHLVLRHGSALVRPVLVVVSLAISAKLLWGQFG from the coding sequence ATGGCATCCATCGAGGTCTTGAGCCTGCTGTTCCTGGTCGCCCTGCTGGCCGGGTTCGTGGACTCCATCGCCGGGGGCGGCGGTCTGATCAGCATCCCGGCCCTGCTGTGGGCGGGGCTGGGGCCGGTGGCGACGCTCGCCACCAATAAGGCGCAGGCGGTCTTCGGCAGCGGCACCGCGGCGCTGAATTTCATCCACAAGGGGCAGGTCGACCTGCGGGCGGCGGCCCTGGCGGCGGCCTGCAGCTTCGGCGGCGCCGCACTCGGGGCGCTCCTGGTGCAGCGCCTGGACAGCGCCTTCCTCGGGCGCCTGATCCCGGTGTTCCTGATCGCCTTCGCCCTGTATTTCCTGCGCTCGCCGCGGGTGTCGGACCTGGACAGTCGGCGGCGCCTGGGGGCGGTCGCCTTCGCCCTGACCCTGGGTCTGGGCCTGGGCTTCTACGACGGCTTCTTCGGCCCCGGGGCCGGCACCTTCTTCGCCATGGGCTATGTGGCGCTCCAAGGGTACAACCTGCGGCGTGCCACCGCCCACAGCAAGCTCCTGAACTTCGCGAGCAACCTCGCGGCCCTGCTGGTCTTCCTGCCGGGCGGGCACATTGTCTGGCCGGTGGCGCTGGTGATGGCGGCCGGCCAGTTGCTGGGTGCCTGGCTGGGCTCCCACCTGGTCCTGCGTCACGGCAGCGCCCTGGTCCGACCGGTGCTGGTGGTCGTGTCGCTCGCGATCTCCGCCAAGCTCTTGTGGGGGCAGTTCGGTTAG
- a CDS encoding alpha/beta hydrolase, with translation MTAAIDKAAAAGRFGRVAGIASLLVALLALAAIGTGLWRLHSATAGLAIETLRVGQIPVTVYRPATAGTESASAPVVVIAHGFAGSQQLMQPYAVTLARNGYIAVTFDFPGHGRNPAPFVARLEDEERRVGVLLGALERVVGFATGLPGADGRLALLGHSMAGDVLLRYATAHRDQVVASVLLSPYISASAPRTEPRDVLFVFGALEPAMLHQAGREAVAAASGSQVADAAAVQPGIIYGDLADGSARELVLAPGVEHIGVLYGQGGLGAALDWLNRALGHRGGGFIDARGGALGLLFLGIVALAWPLSRLLPRAATRPLGAGLGWRRLLPAAIAPAVLTPLILRVLPSDYLPILLGDYLALHFGVYGLLTLLGIWFTSTRDDAAAAPAGLPPAPGLVLWSGLVVGTLAASAYLTLAIALPLDQYVTAFMPGAGRLWIVLGILPGTLAYFAADGWLTHGEGSPWAAPILTKTLFLVSLLGAVALNLSQLFFLIIIIPAILAFFLLYGLIGGWVYRRTRHPLVGAIAIGLAFAWSLAVTFPVVD, from the coding sequence ATGACGGCAGCCATCGACAAGGCCGCGGCGGCGGGCCGGTTCGGGCGCGTCGCCGGCATCGCCTCGTTGCTGGTCGCACTCCTGGCCCTGGCCGCTATCGGCACCGGACTCTGGCGCCTGCACTCGGCCACGGCGGGACTCGCGATCGAGACGCTGCGGGTCGGGCAGATCCCGGTCACCGTCTATCGCCCGGCGACGGCAGGGACCGAATCCGCCTCGGCGCCGGTCGTCGTCATTGCCCACGGTTTCGCGGGTTCCCAGCAGTTGATGCAGCCCTATGCGGTGACCCTGGCCCGCAACGGCTATATCGCCGTGACCTTCGACTTCCCGGGTCATGGCCGCAACCCGGCGCCCTTCGTCGCCCGCCTGGAGGACGAGGAGCGCCGGGTCGGGGTCCTGCTGGGGGCGCTCGAGCGGGTGGTCGGGTTCGCGACGGGGCTGCCGGGGGCCGACGGGCGCCTCGCGCTGCTCGGGCACTCCATGGCCGGCGACGTACTGTTGCGCTACGCCACCGCCCACCGCGACCAGGTGGTCGCCTCGGTCCTGCTCTCGCCGTACATCTCGGCGAGCGCCCCCCGGACCGAGCCGCGCGATGTCCTGTTCGTCTTCGGCGCACTGGAGCCCGCGATGCTCCACCAGGCGGGCCGCGAGGCCGTCGCCGCGGCGAGCGGGTCCCAGGTCGCGGACGCCGCCGCGGTGCAGCCCGGCATCATCTATGGTGACCTGGCCGACGGCAGTGCCCGGGAACTGGTGCTGGCCCCCGGGGTCGAGCACATCGGGGTGCTCTATGGGCAGGGCGGCCTCGGCGCCGCGCTGGACTGGCTTAACCGGGCCCTGGGGCACCGCGGCGGCGGCTTCATCGACGCCCGCGGCGGCGCGCTCGGGCTGCTCTTCCTGGGCATCGTGGCGCTGGCCTGGCCCCTCTCAAGGCTGCTGCCGCGCGCGGCCACCCGGCCGCTGGGGGCGGGGCTGGGTTGGCGGCGGCTGCTGCCGGCGGCCATCGCGCCCGCGGTGCTCACGCCGCTGATCCTGCGGGTGCTGCCGAGCGACTACCTGCCGATCCTGCTCGGGGACTATCTGGCCCTGCACTTCGGGGTCTATGGCCTGCTGACCCTGCTGGGCATCTGGTTCACATCGACGCGTGACGATGCCGCTGCCGCTCCCGCCGGGTTGCCGCCGGCGCCGGGGCTGGTCCTGTGGTCGGGCCTGGTGGTCGGCACCCTGGCCGCGTCCGCCTACCTGACCTTGGCCATCGCGTTGCCGCTCGACCAGTATGTCACCGCCTTCATGCCCGGGGCCGGGCGCCTCTGGATCGTGCTCGGCATCCTGCCGGGGACCCTGGCCTATTTCGCCGCCGACGGCTGGCTCACCCACGGGGAGGGGTCGCCTTGGGCCGCGCCGATCCTGACCAAGACGCTGTTCCTGGTCTCACTGCTGGGGGCGGTGGCCCTGAATCTCAGCCAGCTCTTCTTTCTGATCATCATCATCCCGGCGATCCTGGCCTTCTTCCTGCTCTACGGCCTGATCGGCGGCTGGGTCTATCGCCGCACCCGTCACCCGCTGGTGGGGGCCATCGCGATCGGGCTCGCCTTCGCCTGGTCCCTCGCCGTGACCTTCCCGGTGGTGGACTGA
- a CDS encoding SOUL family heme-binding protein, whose amino-acid sequence MKITLIVLGVLLLLAVAGMAVFVFVVQNVEQPAYESITLDGAFEVRDYPRLVVAEVRRGGPRREALSAGFGPLARYIFAKERAGERISMTAPVTQQRPETIAMTVPVTQSRDSAGDWAVRFIMPASYDLDKLPAPAGTDVSLSEIAPRRVAAIRFSGSATDELMAGKEAELRAWLAARGLTPAAAPVYAYYNDPFTPGFLRRNEVLIDLTEGVGTKAAPAPVTGVAP is encoded by the coding sequence ATGAAGATTACCCTGATCGTGCTTGGTGTTCTGCTCTTGCTCGCCGTGGCGGGGATGGCGGTGTTCGTCTTCGTCGTGCAGAACGTGGAGCAGCCGGCCTATGAGTCGATTACGCTCGACGGCGCCTTCGAGGTCCGCGACTACCCGCGCCTGGTGGTGGCGGAGGTGCGCCGCGGCGGACCCCGCCGGGAGGCACTGAGCGCCGGGTTCGGTCCGCTCGCCCGCTACATCTTCGCCAAGGAGCGCGCCGGCGAGCGGATCAGCATGACGGCCCCGGTGACCCAGCAGCGACCTGAAACCATCGCGATGACGGTCCCGGTGACCCAGTCGCGCGACTCGGCCGGCGACTGGGCGGTGCGCTTCATCATGCCGGCCAGCTATGACCTGGATAAGCTGCCCGCCCCGGCGGGGACGGACGTGAGCCTGAGCGAGATTGCGCCCCGGCGGGTCGCGGCCATCCGCTTCAGCGGGTCGGCCACGGACGAACTGATGGCGGGCAAGGAGGCCGAACTGCGCGCCTGGCTGGCCGCCCGGGGGCTGACCCCCGCCGCCGCGCCGGTCTACGCCTATTACAACGACCCCTTCACGCCAGGCTTCCTGCGGCGTAACGAGGTCCTCATCGACCTGACCGAGGGTGTCGGCACCAAGGCGGCGCCCGCGCCGGTGACGGGGGTGGCACCATGA